The proteins below come from a single Gemmatimonadota bacterium genomic window:
- a CDS encoding phytanoyl-CoA dioxygenase family protein: MPVDSMVETYETQGFLTEVDVFSENEIGHFRALFDDLEAREGKEKCQIGLQGRHFDEAFIWQLATDKRVLDVMQAVMGDNVMLLSTHFFCKYPDPEAKIFVAWHQDITYWGLKPPIAHTAWIAIDDADVENGCMRFIPGSHKDGIAAHGKSVREGNLLSINQEIPDEYVDDSAAVDIVLRAGQMSVHDGQLFHASNPNRSNRRRCGLTVRFIPPHVKQTTLNSHKQAWQPIVLRGEDQFGHFAKVGMPFPLS, translated from the coding sequence ATGCCTGTAGATTCTATGGTCGAAACTTATGAGACGCAGGGATTTTTGACAGAAGTTGATGTGTTTTCAGAAAACGAGATCGGGCATTTTCGCGCGTTATTTGACGATTTGGAAGCGCGAGAAGGCAAGGAGAAGTGCCAGATCGGTTTGCAGGGGCGGCATTTTGACGAGGCATTTATCTGGCAACTGGCAACGGATAAGCGGGTCTTGGACGTGATGCAGGCCGTGATGGGCGACAATGTGATGTTGTTATCCACCCACTTTTTTTGCAAATATCCCGATCCAGAGGCAAAGATATTTGTGGCGTGGCATCAGGATATTACGTACTGGGGGCTTAAACCACCCATTGCACATACGGCATGGATCGCCATTGACGATGCGGATGTGGAGAATGGGTGTATGCGTTTTATTCCGGGATCGCACAAAGATGGGATTGCAGCACACGGCAAATCGGTGCGCGAAGGCAATTTGCTGAGTATCAATCAGGAGATTCCAGATGAATATGTGGATGACAGCGCGGCGGTCGATATTGTGTTGAGGGCCGGGCAGATGTCGGTTCACGACGGACAATTATTTCACGCGAGCAATCCCAATCGGTCAAACCGACGGCGATGCGGGTTGACCGTGCGATTTATTCCCCCGCATGTCAAACAGACCACGCTCAATTCACACAAGCAGGCTTGGCAGCCCATTGTATTGCGCGGCGAAGATCAATTTGGACATTTCGCAAAGGTTGGGATGCCATTTCCATTGTCGTGA
- a CDS encoding NAD(P)-dependent oxidoreductase produces the protein MAKRKVLITGGTGYVAGRMLPALRERYDLTVLDVKTTNREGEEVSDVVIADLTNRDRDVYREHFRGQDAIVHCGFVRAKDEADRFWAEMTNIDMAHNVYQTCVEENVRRAVIISSNHAADYYENLIWAGKQEFVTPEMYPLSDNYYGWAKAQYELLGFTFATGLMNGGKKLENVQIRIGGPRETDMDRAKSTNLKSMHRGLGAYLSIRDQVQLIVKSIEAENIEDEYGIPFQIFYGISGNSHNFWTISNARKKIGYEPEDNSQVKFAEQLSKVLLDARETSE, from the coding sequence ATGGCAAAGAGAAAAGTGCTTATTACGGGGGGTACGGGTTATGTGGCAGGGCGGATGTTGCCCGCATTGCGCGAGCGATATGATCTGACGGTTTTAGACGTGAAGACGACCAATCGCGAAGGCGAGGAAGTAAGCGATGTGGTGATTGCGGATTTGACGAATCGGGACCGGGATGTGTATCGGGAGCATTTCAGGGGGCAAGATGCGATTGTTCACTGCGGATTTGTGCGGGCAAAAGACGAGGCGGATCGCTTCTGGGCAGAGATGACGAATATCGATATGGCGCACAATGTGTATCAGACGTGTGTGGAGGAAAATGTTCGACGCGCCGTGATCATCAGTTCAAATCACGCTGCGGATTATTACGAAAATCTGATCTGGGCGGGCAAGCAGGAATTTGTGACGCCAGAGATGTACCCGCTTTCCGATAATTATTACGGCTGGGCAAAGGCGCAATACGAGTTGTTGGGCTTTACCTTTGCAACGGGATTGATGAATGGCGGCAAGAAGCTGGAGAATGTGCAGATTCGAATAGGTGGCCCGCGCGAGACCGATATGGATCGCGCAAAATCCACGAATTTGAAAAGCATGCATCGAGGCTTGGGCGCGTATTTGAGCATTCGGGATCAGGTGCAGTTGATTGTGAAGAGTATTGAGGCTGAAAATATCGAAGATGAATACGGTATCCCATTTCAAATTTTTTACGGCATTAGCGGCAATTCACACAATTTCTGGACGATCTCCAATGCGCGCAAGAAAATCGGCTATGAACCCGAGGACAATAGTCAGGTGAAATTTGCCGAACAATTGTCAAAAGTGTTGTTAGATGCGCGAGAAACATCAGAATGA
- the dusB gene encoding tRNA dihydrouridine synthase DusB — translation MSVKIGGVNIPGRTALAPLAGITDRSFRMLCRQQGASFAVTEMVSAKGLAEGSERSNQYLDFEADEFPISAQLFGSEPEVMAEGARVVAERNPDIIDINCGCPVKKIVTKNAGAALLNTPDRLGQIIASMVRAVDIPVTLKIRSGWAQANQAVEVARIAEDSGAAAIAVHGRTREAKFAGRADWDIIAEVKNAVSIPVIGNGDVRGPEAAKDMMQKTGCDLVMVGRWAIGNPWLFKRMEVFLNTGELLPEPTDRDRLEMAVHHLKASIAFKGLRYGVLEMRRHLAAYIKGVPGATPYRRTLMTEDDPNHLMDLLGQIKAGVAA, via the coding sequence ATGAGCGTAAAAATCGGTGGGGTAAATATCCCCGGTCGGACAGCACTGGCACCTTTGGCTGGTATTACAGACCGGTCATTTCGCATGCTGTGCCGGCAGCAGGGCGCGAGTTTTGCGGTCACGGAGATGGTCAGTGCCAAAGGGCTGGCCGAGGGCAGTGAGCGGTCGAATCAATATCTCGATTTTGAGGCCGATGAGTTTCCGATTTCCGCGCAATTGTTCGGCTCAGAACCCGAGGTCATGGCCGAAGGCGCTCGGGTTGTGGCGGAGCGCAATCCGGATATTATCGACATCAATTGCGGGTGCCCGGTAAAAAAAATCGTGACAAAAAATGCAGGTGCGGCTCTGCTCAATACACCTGATAGATTGGGACAGATCATTGCGTCAATGGTGCGTGCTGTGGATATTCCCGTGACACTAAAAATTAGAAGTGGGTGGGCGCAAGCCAATCAGGCAGTTGAAGTTGCGCGGATTGCTGAAGATTCTGGTGCAGCGGCAATTGCCGTGCATGGACGCACGCGCGAGGCGAAATTTGCGGGTAGAGCAGACTGGGATATTATCGCGGAAGTCAAAAACGCGGTTTCGATTCCCGTAATCGGCAATGGCGATGTACGCGGGCCAGAGGCTGCAAAGGATATGATGCAGAAAACGGGTTGCGATCTGGTGATGGTGGGGCGATGGGCTATTGGCAATCCCTGGCTTTTTAAGCGCATGGAGGTCTTTCTGAATACGGGGGAATTATTGCCTGAGCCAACGGATAGGGACCGTCTGGAAATGGCTGTTCACCATCTCAAGGCATCTATCGCGTTTAAGGGTTTGCGCTATGGCGTCCTGGAAATGCGCCGGCATCTCGCGGCATATATCAAGGGTGTGCCCGGCGCTACTCCTTATCGCCGTACACTGATGACAGAAGACGATCCGAATCATCTCATGGATTTGCTGGGACAAATCAAAGCGGGGGTGGCGGCGTGA